A part of Aegilops tauschii subsp. strangulata cultivar AL8/78 chromosome 2, Aet v6.0, whole genome shotgun sequence genomic DNA contains:
- the LOC109787192 gene encoding cyclin-D6-1 isoform X1: MDMPGKDEYVYGYEYEFDLENPFTSPADEPIASLLDAEAHHAPSVSAAASAVRRDAARFISKVRYDGELAVHPRVAYLALNYVDRFLSKGQLPFERKPWAPRLLAISCLSIAAKMQRVDAISMDYIQRDEEFMFDAVTIQRMERVVLGALEWRARSVTPLAFLGFFLSACFPPPRHLALLDAVKERAVDLLLRAQPEVKMAEFSPSVVAASALLAAAGEIAVAHLPAFQAAVAACPFEKLRECGEVMAAVCGVVGVSLGPAASAETPVTVLGHGHYRSASSESDRTVGSAANVADAKKRCMGPPSQSQWG, from the exons ATGGACATGCCGGGGAAGGACGAGTACGTCTACGGCTACGAGTACGAGTTCGACCTGGAGAACCCCTTCACGAGCCCCgccgacgagccgatcgccagCCTCCTCGACGCCGAGGCCCACCACGCGCCCTCCgtgtccgccgccgcctccgccgtccGCCGCGACGCCGCCCGATTCATCTCCAAG GTGCGGTACGACGGGGAGCTCGCCGTGCACCCGCGGGTGGCCTACCTCGCGCTGAACTACGTGGATCGCTTCCTCTCCAAGGGCCAATTGCCG TTCGAGCGCAAGCCATGGGCGCCGCGGCTGCTCGCCATCAGCTGCCTCTCCATCGCCGCCAAGATGCAGCGCGTCGACGCAATCTCCATGGACTACATCCAA AGGGACGAGGAGTTCATGTTCGACGCGGTGACCATCCAGCGCATGGAGCGGGTGGTGCTGGGTGCTCTGGAGTGGCGCGCGCGCTCCGTCACGCCGCTCGCCTTCCTCGGCTTCTTCCTCTCGGCGTGCTTCCCTCCGCCGCGGCACCTGGCCCTGCTGGACGCCGTCAAGGAGCGCGCCGTCGACCTCCTCCTCCGCGCCCAGCCCG AGGTGAAGATGGCGGAGTTCTCGCCGTCCGTGGTGGCCGCGTCGGCGCTGCTGGCCGCCGCCGGGGAGATCGCCGTCGCCCACCTCCCCGCCTTCCAAGCCGCCGTGGCCGCTTGCCCCTTT GAGAAGCTACGGGAGTGCGGCGAGGTGATGGCAGCGGTCTGCGGCGTGGTCGGCGTCAGCCTCGGACCAGCGGCGAGCGCCGAGACGCCGGTGACGGTCCTCGGGCACGGCCACTACCGCAGCGCCAGCTCGGAGAGCGACCGGACCGTCGGATCGGCGGCCAACGTCGCCGATGCCAAGAAGCGATGCATGGGCCCACCTTCCCAGTCCCAGTGGGGGTAG
- the LOC109787192 gene encoding cyclin-D6-1 isoform X2: protein MDMPGKDEYVYGYEYEFDLENPFTSPADEPIASLLDAEAHHAPSVSAAASAVRRDAARFISKVRYDGELAVHPRVAYLALNYVDRFLSKGQLPFERKPWAPRLLAISCLSIAAKMQRVDAISMDYIQRDEEFMFDAVTIQRMERVVLGALEWRARSVTPLAFLGFFLSACFPPPRHLALLDAVKERAVDLLLRAQPEVKMAEFSPSVVAASALLAAAGEIAVAHLPAFQAAVAACPFVNSEKLRECGEVMAAVCGVVGVSLGPAASAETPVTVLGHGHYRSASSESDRTVGSAANVADAKKRCMGPPSQSQWG, encoded by the exons ATGGACATGCCGGGGAAGGACGAGTACGTCTACGGCTACGAGTACGAGTTCGACCTGGAGAACCCCTTCACGAGCCCCgccgacgagccgatcgccagCCTCCTCGACGCCGAGGCCCACCACGCGCCCTCCgtgtccgccgccgcctccgccgtccGCCGCGACGCCGCCCGATTCATCTCCAAG GTGCGGTACGACGGGGAGCTCGCCGTGCACCCGCGGGTGGCCTACCTCGCGCTGAACTACGTGGATCGCTTCCTCTCCAAGGGCCAATTGCCG TTCGAGCGCAAGCCATGGGCGCCGCGGCTGCTCGCCATCAGCTGCCTCTCCATCGCCGCCAAGATGCAGCGCGTCGACGCAATCTCCATGGACTACATCCAA AGGGACGAGGAGTTCATGTTCGACGCGGTGACCATCCAGCGCATGGAGCGGGTGGTGCTGGGTGCTCTGGAGTGGCGCGCGCGCTCCGTCACGCCGCTCGCCTTCCTCGGCTTCTTCCTCTCGGCGTGCTTCCCTCCGCCGCGGCACCTGGCCCTGCTGGACGCCGTCAAGGAGCGCGCCGTCGACCTCCTCCTCCGCGCCCAGCCCG AGGTGAAGATGGCGGAGTTCTCGCCGTCCGTGGTGGCCGCGTCGGCGCTGCTGGCCGCCGCCGGGGAGATCGCCGTCGCCCACCTCCCCGCCTTCCAAGCCGCCGTGGCCGCTTGCCCCTTTGTAAATAGC GAGAAGCTACGGGAGTGCGGCGAGGTGATGGCAGCGGTCTGCGGCGTGGTCGGCGTCAGCCTCGGACCAGCGGCGAGCGCCGAGACGCCGGTGACGGTCCTCGGGCACGGCCACTACCGCAGCGCCAGCTCGGAGAGCGACCGGACCGTCGGATCGGCGGCCAACGTCGCCGATGCCAAGAAGCGATGCATGGGCCCACCTTCCCAGTCCCAGTGGGGGTAG